From the genome of Onthophagus taurus isolate NC chromosome 5, IU_Otau_3.0, whole genome shotgun sequence, one region includes:
- the LOC111419393 gene encoding 5-methylcytosine rRNA methyltransferase NSUN4, which produces MLFLSFSRQIPLHILKRFKHKDSHWSVARKKKSHTQRALEHFNEFYEPIYKTDWGGIRQGLLTRQKYVALINNFSDSERICNELERTGAMNLRRLFHLEKEYLSINNKKLNQSIKTLKNTNNESINEDQIEKIDSNRIIDGVNSNLSLTEFVPATKIKGMEDFITESEHYNSYNPQDSSIVEIEKQYDFNFPNTLNVYIYDTMDKQTFKSPRKGSTGVLDYYLLDGGSLLPILALDIQPNEKILDMCSSPGGKSLIILQTLYPKTLICNDISKSRIDRIFKVMKEYLYDLNENWFETGRLKIQNMDGRDINDEFDRVLVDVPCTTDRHSVNQEDNNIFKPDRIKERLKLPELQSDLLVNALKMVRVNGTVVYSTCTLSPIQNDGVVHMALKRICEETDLGFKIIDMRPALMQVLTSYKMFGSSWKYGHLVVPNLSRNFGPTYFCKLERTR; this is translated from the exons atgttatttttatcgttttcGCGACAAATCCCGCTTCATATCCTTAAAAGGTTTAAACATAAAGATTCGCATTgg tcgGTGGCTCGTAAAAAGAAATCGCACACCCAAAGAGCCCTCGAACATTTCAACGAATTTTACGAACCGATTTATAAAACAGATTGGGGAGGTATTCGGCAAGGATTACTTACCCGGCAAAAATATGTGgctttaataaacaatttttctgaCTCTGAAAGGATTTGTAATGAATTAGAACGAACCGGCGCAATGAATTTGCGGAGATTATTTCATTTAGAAAAGGAATATTTAAGTATTAATAACAAGAAGTTAAACCAAagtattaaaactttaaaaaatactaataatgAGAGTATTAATGAAgatcaaattgaaaaaatcgatTCAAATCGAATTATAGATGGtgttaattcaaatttgagCTTAACCGAATTTGTTCCTGCCACAAAAATCAAAGGGATGGAAGATTTTATAACAGAATCAGAACATTATAATTCTTATAACCCCCAAGATTCTTCTATTgtagaaattgaaaaacaatacgattttaatttcccaaataccttaaatgtttatatataCGACACGATGGATAAACAAACATTTAAATCACCCCGAAAAGGCTCAACAGGCGttttagattattatttattagatgGAGGTTCTTTACTCCCAATTTTAGCCCTAGATATCCAACCAAACGAAAAAATCCTCGATATGTGCTCCTCCCCCGGTGGAAAAAGCTTAATAATCCTTCAAACTCTTTACCCAAAAACCCTAATTTGCAACGACATCTCAAAATCAAGAATTGAccgaatttttaaagtcatGAAAGAGTATTTGTACGATTTAAACGAAAATTGGTTCGAAACCGGGCGATTAAAAATCCAAAATATGGATGGGAGGGATATTAATGACGAATTTGATAGGGTTTTAGTGGATGTTCCATGTACGACCGATCGGCATTCGGTTAATCAAGaagataataacatttttaaacccGATCGGATTAAAGAACGATTAAAGTTACCTGAATTGCAGTCCGATTTACTTGTGAATGCGTTAAAAATGGTTCGAGTTAATGGAACGGTGGTTTATTCGACTTGTACGTTAAGTCCCATTCAAAACGACGGGGTTGTTCATATGGCGTTAAAAAGGATTTGTGAAGAAACCGATTTAGggtttaaaataat tgataTGAGACCTGCTTTAATGCAGGTACTTACctcttataaaatgtttgGATCCTCCTGGAAGTATGGTCACTTGGTTGTTCCAAATCTAAGTCGAAATTTTGGGCCtacttatttttgtaaattggaGAGAACGCGGTAG
- the LOC111419390 gene encoding cilia- and flagella-associated protein 57 → MAALTAALPALQPRLILGINTAVKGNAHFINDEDIAYPCGSMLVMHNFNQHRQKFIKLTDRGQYVTSIAITPNRKLLAVAESGDRPYATLFETNTCKKKKQILIPMDRECTTREFACMSFTQDNRNLIVVTGEPDWQMYVYKAEKGRVESSCRANNLNNVGDIVQICCNPNDPNLLILLGNQTYRMLASFENVWRQFGFAKAEGVNFTSGSWLSQDRFLAGTSDGRIMTIESGELKAIHIAYDTPLFNYKFEDDAEAGDLTNLLDNSLMAIAGEDNQVKSMFVFSKGFAYACGVGMVYLYEKETPHRYRRRNVFKVPDRNVVREDDDPTVDGALNHINHLGVNLSEDRLLATCKENQMYTVRLWGPDIVAQPEIMFQEQGMNLHHGGIGSIAVCKWKPIFMTSGTWDRTIRIWNFESETLELVKTYLEEIHGLALHPTGLYAVVGFSDKLRFLTILLDDLEMTREFSVRNCKLVSFSNLGHIFAAANGNIIQVYSSVSFEHMFNLKGHNGRVTGFSWVHDDYKLCSCGAEGAVYEWQISTTRRISETIVKSCQFADANTTGDGKSVFAVGSDGRIREIMNCNIQRDVSVTQTALTKVVLSNSNLMLFVAGINGVVYSVKIPIMDTAECIEFVVHPTAISHMEITYDDRFIITASREGIICIWRLLNIEGKAIKLDKEFSPSTEILIPKVDLEEKLNFIRDLQLRMHELETEHAYQMRQIETLHNAAIKNVHEGYCNAIEELKEKIEALEGDHFTEINTINEEIMKMKHNHEEYIQKLENSYNEKLINEYEKYLKLEQKMEQMRVRFLLEIEELIVSKKESEANITNSFVEKLNEKEVQLEELQEEGRQRSKEHEIIKQQIEDDADREIYDLKINYETQLTAEQDANIRLKGEAQTVKKKLTAASKEIDDLKHAVHTQQNEQLKLKQIILNLEKDMLDLKKEIAERDSTIQDKEKRIFELKRRNQELEKFKFILDFKINELKSQIEPRERRIREQMEQITEMVNELENLQKIILSLDVQLRELREKLKAADLEIKREITKNRCAKAALKKIRNDIHHASGLIQDVPKLQKAVKEMYHTYNTDKDFEIMLAEDRDAKNEFLRQRDFLEKTIKSLQTQINKTSSSIMDKLKLVEENSALIVETNALRKDLKLEYRKNQKMEAVLGLHKKCVSVRETEKTLNDAVATRHEIHNEYKKIIVDNERCIKALEEENNRLLHEISLADRCQEEEIREEPLEIKESKTTDVIEMN, encoded by the exons ATGGCAGCTTTAACCGCTGCGCTTCCAGCCCTTCAACCCCGACTCATTTTAGGTATAAACACTGCAGTAAAAGGTAACGCTCATTTTATTAACGATGAAGACATCGCTTATCCATGCGGAAGCATGCTGGTTATGCACAATTTTAATCAACACcgacaaaaatttattaaactcaCCGATCGGGGCCAATATGTTACTTCTATTGCGATAACTCCAAATAG AAAATTATTGGCGGTTGCTGAAAGCGGAGATAGGCCCTATGCTACGTTATTTGAGACGAACACctgcaagaaaaagaaacaaatcttGATTCCAATGGATCGCGAATGTACGACGCGAGAATTCGCTTGCATGTCTTTTACCCAAGATAACCGAAATCTAATCGTTGTGACCGGCGAACCCGATTGGCAAATGTACGTTTATAAAGCTGAAAAAGGCCGAGTTGAAAGCAGTTGTCGCgctaataatttaaataacgtCGGAGATATCGTCCAG ATTTGTTGCAACCCAAACGACCCAAACCTCCTCATCTTACTCGGAAACCAAACGTACAGAATGCTCGCATCGTTCGAAAACGTTTGGCGCCAATTCGGTTTCGCAAAAGCCGAAGGTGTTAACTTCACATCCGGATCTTGGTTATCTCAAGACCGTTTTCTCGCGGGAACTTCGGACGGGCGCATAATGACCATCGAAAGTGGCGAGCTCAAAGCGATACACATCGCGTACGACACCCCTTTATTCAACTACAAATTCGAGGATGACGCCGAAGCGGGCGATTTAACAAACTTGTTAGATAACTCTTTGATGGCCATAGCAGGCGAAGATAACCAAGTAAAATCGATGTTCGTCTTCTCGAAAGGGTTTGCTTACGCTTGCGGGGTCGGAATGGTTTATTTATACGAAAAAGAAACCCCGCATCGTTACAGAAGACGAAACGTTTTTAAAGTACCCGATCGAAACGTCGTTCGCGAAGACGATGACCCAACCGTTGATGGTGCTTTAAACCACATTAATcatttgggggtgaatttatCTGAAGATAGGTTATTAGCGACGTGTAAAGAGAATCAAATGTATACGGTGAGGTTATGGGGGCCCGATATAGTTGCGCAACCTGAAATTATGTTTCAAGAACAAGGGATGAATTTGCATCATGGTGGAATTGGTTCGATTGCGGTGTGTAAATGGAAGCCGATTTTTATGACTTCGGGAACTTGGGACCGAACCATACGCATTTGGAACTTTGAATCGGAAACTTTAGAATTAGTTAAAACTTATTTAGAAGAAATCCACGGTTTAGCTTTGCACCCAACGGGGTTATACGCCGTGGTCGGATTCTCCGACAAACTCCGATTCTTAACAATCCTTTTAGACGATCTCGAAATGACCCGAGAATTCTCCGTAAGGAATTGCAAATTAGTATCTTTTAGTAATTTGGGTCATATTTTTGCGGCTGCCAACGGAAATATAATTCAAGTGTACTCGTCGGTTTCGTTCGAGCATATGTTTAATTTGAAAGGTCATAACGGAAGGGTTACGGGGTTCTCTTGGGTTCACGACGATTATAAATTGTGTTCGTGCGGGGCCGAAGGGGCAGTTTACGAATGGCAAATCTCGACGACGCGGAGAATCAGCGAGACGATCGTGAAATCGTGTCAATTTGCGGATGCCAATACCACGGGCGATGGAAAATCGGTTTTTGCGGTTGGCTCAGACGGCAGAATTAGGGAGATTATGAACTGTAATATTCAAAGGGATGTTTCTGTAACGCAGACGGCTTTGACCAAAGTGGTACTTTCCAATTCGAATTTAATGTTGTTCGTGGCTGGAATTAATGGAGTCGTTTATTCGGTCAAAATTCCGATTATGGATACAGCTGAATGTATTGAGTTTGTCGTACATCCAACTGCAATAAGTcat atgGAAATAACTTACGATGATCGTTTTATAATAACAGCTTCAAGGGAGGGAATCATTTGTATTTGGCGTTTATTAAACATCGAAGGAAAAGCAATTAAACTCGACAAAGAATTCTCACCTTCAACCGAAATTCTAATTCCAAAAGTCGATTTAGAAGAAAAACTCAACTTTATTCGCGACTTACAATTAAGAATGCACGAATTAGAAACGGAACACGCGTATCAAATGCGCCAAATCGAAACGTTACATAACGCAGCCATCAAAAACGTCCACGAAGGCTACTGCAACGCCATCgaagaattaaaagagaaaattgAAGCTTTAGAGGGAGACCATTTCACGGAAATCAACACGATTAACGAAGAAATCATGAAAATGAAACACAATCACGAAGAATACAttcaaaaattagaaaatagtTATAACGAAAAACTTATTAACGAATACGAGAAATATCTCAAGTTGGAACAAAAAATGGAACAGATGAGAGTGAGATTTTTGCTTGAAATCGAGGAATTAATTGTAAGCAAAAAGGAATCTGAGGCGAATATAACAAATTCGTTCGTTGAGAAATTGAATGAGAAAGAAGTCCAATTGGAGGAGTTGCAAGAAGAGGGAAGACAACGATCGAAAGAACacgaaataattaagcaaCAAATCGAAGATGATGCAGATCGAGAAATTTACGatcttaaaataaactatGAAACACAATTAACCGCGGAACAAGACGCGAATATTCGGCTAAAAGGTGAAGCACAAActgttaaaaagaaattaacagCGGCATCAAAAGAAATCGATGATTTAAAACACGCGGTACACACCCAACAAAacgaacaattaaaattaaaacaaatcatatTAAACTTAGAAAAAGATATGctcgatttaaaaaaagaaatcgccGAGCGCGATTCAACGATACAAGACAAAGAGAAACGAATCTTCGAATTAAAACGCCGcaaccaagaactagaaaaattcaaattcatttTAGACTTCAAAATAAACGAATTAAAATCGCAAATCGAACCGAGAGAACGCCGCATCCGCGAACAAATGGAACAAATCACCGAAATGGTCAACGAATTAGAAAACTTACAAAAAATCATCCTCTCCTTAGACGTCCAATTACGCGAATTAcgcgaaaaattaaaagcagCCGACCTCGAAATCAAACGCGAAATAACCAAAAATCGTTGCGCGAAAGCagccttaaaaaaaattcgaaacgACATCCACCACGCGAGCGGTTTAATCCAAGACGTTCCAAAACTACAAAAAGCAGTCAAAGAAATGTATCACACCTACAACACCGATAAAGACTTCGAAATTATGTTGGCGGAAGATCGCGATGCCAAAAACGAATTTCTACGTCAACGCgactttttagaaaaaaccATCAAATCGTTACAAACCCAAATCAATAAAACATCCTCTTCGATTATggacaaattaaaattggtcGAAGAAAATTCGGCGTTAATCGTCGAAACGAACGCGTTAAGGAAAGATTTGAAATTGGAGTATCggaagaatcaaaaaatggagGCCGTTTTGGGGTTGCATAAGAAATGCGTGAGCGTGCGGGAAACTGAAAAGACTTTGAATGATGCGGTTGCGACTCGGCACGAGATTCATAATGAATACAAAAAGATTattgttgataatgagagGTGTATTAAAGCGTTGGAGGAGGAGAATAATCGGTTGTTGCATGAAATTTCTTTGGCCGATCGGTGCCAAGAAGAGGAAATTCGCGAGGAACCTTTGGAGATTAAAGAGTCTAAAACTACGGATGTTATTGAAAtgaactaa
- the LOC111419395 gene encoding uncharacterized protein encodes MDQNINDYAKSLIEAHQKPIVRLNIGGVKRFLPQNDNNEPINNNLEVLKRTLSFPRVDRRNLRSQGLYLPQERLILIKKLHNIQNVGFRNKSGMYFNLEEALYFLETNRLEVFWNNTPISIQQAYYLFIDDLLTLDKYKVYKKFMTHSFQVARFKEHEEPPLKKPKLIDQNEEKNEKMIEIFRQLKEKAPKQVENVNVQQIPVYSCINPRQTDLDNKYNVHIVNQEMDPKIGFYAENVPNLFAITTNDDIPLYRISKVSLPCLF; translated from the exons atggatCAAAATATAAACGATTA cgcAAAATCGTTAATTGAAGCACATCAAAAACCGATTGTGAGATTAAATATTGGAGGGGTAAAAAGGTTTTTACctcaaaatgataataatgagccaataaataataatttggagGTTTTAAAAAGAACGTTAAGCTTCCCTAGAGTCGATAGAAG aaatcTGAGATCGCAAGGATTATATCTGCCACAAGAACGCctcattttaatcaaaaaattgcaCAATATACAAAACGTGGGGTTTCGAAACAAATCTGGGATGTATTTCAACTTGGAAGAAGCTTTGTACTTTTTAGAAAct aatcgATTAGAAGTTTTTTGGAACAACACTCCGATTAGTATCCAACAagcttattatttattcatagatgatttattaacattagataaatacaaagtttacaaaaaatttatgactCACAGCTTTCAAGTGGCACGATTTAAAGAACATGAAGAACCCcctttaaaaaaacctaaattaATCGatcaaaatgaagaaaaaaacgaaaaaatgatagaaatttttagacaattaaaagaaaaagctCCAAAACAAGTTGAAAATGTCAATGTTCAACAAATCCCAGTTTATTCTTGTATTAATCCGAGACAAACTGATTTAGACAACAAATATAACGTGCATATAGT TAACCAAGAAATGGACCCCAAAATAGGTTTTTACGCGGAAAATGTCCCAAATTTATTTGCAATAACAACAAACGACGATATTCCTTTATATAGAATAAGTAAAGTGTCTTTAccatgtttattttaa
- the LOC111419396 gene encoding ankyrin repeat domain-containing protein 40-like, whose product MSYSAEEKLREASALGDIEGIQNLLAQNVDVNAKNSINGWTALHWATKRNHETVVRILLSNGADSKLENQKGERPSNLSKNPSILNLLEPPTASDSNDSGEDNLKFTPNYIKNAPLNGQVDLGTKLRQRHPDFSTMPTTALPAAQSDDDLVLKIRVFGSSDPDFIEIEVPRWKLTYNGLQKICCEELEICESQVERIRKLPNVRLRKDADVKRLMDFQCLEIVLKPPLNEKLSNSYQSISTHKDQTILY is encoded by the exons atgtctTACAGCGCCGAGGAAAAACTACGAGAAGCCTCGGCTCTTGGTGATATCGAAGGTATTCAAAACTTATTGGCTCAAAACGTTGATGTTAACGCAAAGAACTCAATAAACGGTTG gACTGCTTTACATTGGGCCACCAAACGCAACCATGAAACTGTAGTAAGAATCTTATTAAGTAATGGAGCTGATAGTAAATTAGAAAACCAAAAAGGTGAACGACCATCGAATTTATCCAAAAACCCCTCGATTTTAAACCTTTTAGAACCTCCAACTGCATCAGACTCGAATGATTCTGGTGAAGATAACTTAAAATTCACCcctaattacattaaaaatgcCCCATTAAATGGTCAAGTTGATTTGGGGACTAAATTAAGGCAAAGACACCCCGATTTCTCAACAATGCCAACAACAGCTTTACCTGCAGCTCAATCTGATGATGATTTAGTTCTAAAAATACGCGTTTTTGGTTCAAGTGACCCTGATTTTATTGAGATTGAAGTGCCACGGTGGAAATTAACCTACAATGGGTTACAAAAGATTTGTTGTGAGGAATTGGAGATTTGTGAAAGTCAAGTTGAACGAATTCGTAAGTTACCCAATGTGAGGTTGAGAAAGGACGCTGATGTGAAGAGGTTGATGGATTTTCAGTGCttagaaattgttttaaagcCACCCTTAAATGAGAAGTTGAGTAATAGTTATCAGAGTATCTCCACGCATAAGGATCAAACTATTCTTTATTGA
- the LOC111419394 gene encoding ribosomal L1 domain-containing protein 1, producing MERNTEKKRLKIKRKIQEENEPGKYVRLNKPGGSQDEGNKVKKFEKKLKLEKKLKKLKSEVMSSDNEESEVKTTELSPISQELDINKVLNQLNFDKPSIISGIHALFKILEQKKNENQLLDLDTPIFLLLSSFKVPICPARTVRLPLKHMLHDEDSTVCFIVSDVDGIIKKEHEKVAEYYEKLFIEKGVETKINKILPLHELKTEYNEFEMKRKLLATYDVFFVDGKISKYVSKHLGKIFYKKRRLPIPIRMEHGMAQKMKYAMLRTSINIQGHGNSYSVQIGHCHMKVMEIFENILTACEALAKEFPGGWENIKVVNLKTDLSMAVPLYISLKNPDEIQVPKIRGKRAKSCNVYSDELSTKNNSKVTVYPSGRVLVEQLSAKKRKRNN from the exons ATGGAACGAAATACGGAGAAAAAACGCTTGAAAATAAAGCGAAAAATTCAGGAAGAAAATGAACCTGGAAAATATGTTCGTTTGAATAAACCGGGTGGATCGCAAGATGAAGGTAATAAAGTGaagaaattcgaaaaaaaattaaaattggagaagaaattaaaaaaattaaaaagtgaggttatgtcaagTGACAATGaagaaagtgaggttaagacCACCGAATTATCACCAATTTCGCAAGAATTAGacataaataaagtattaaaccAATTAAACTTTGATAAACCATCAATAATCTCCGGAATACAcgctttatttaaaattttggaacaaaaaaagaatgaaaatcAATTATTAGATTTAGACACTCcgattttcttattattatcatcatttaAAGTCCCAATTTGTCCAGCAAGAACGGTTCGGCTTCCTTTGAAGCACATGTTGCATGATGAGGACTCAACTGTGTGTTTTATTGTAAGCGATGTTGATGGAATTATTAAGAAAGAGCATGAAAAAGTTGCTGAATATTATGAGAAGTTGTTTATTGAGAAAGGTGTTGAAacgaaaatcaataaaatcttACCTTTACACGAACTCAAAACGGAATACAACGAATTTGAAATGAAACGAAAATTGTTGGCGACGTACGATGTGTTTTTTGTTGATGGAAAGATATCTAAATATGTTTCGAAACATTTGGGGAAAATCTTTTATAAGAAACGTCGGTTACCAATTCCCATTCGAATGGAACATGGGATGGcccaaaaaatgaaatatgcGATGTTAAGGACGAGTATAAATATTCAAGGGCATGGAAATTCTTATTCGGTTCAAATTGGACATTGTCATATGAAAGTTATGGAGATTTTTGAGAATATTTTAACGGCTTGTGAAGCCTTGGCGAAGGAATTTCCTGGGGGGTGGGAAAATATTAAggttgttaatttaaaaacggaTTTGAGTATGGCTGTTCCACTTTATATTTCTTTGA AAAATCCTGATGAAATTCAAGTGCCAAAAATAAGAGGAAAAAGAGCGAAATCTTGTAATGTGTATTCGGATGAATTATCAACTAAGAATAATTCAAAAGTTACTGTTTATCCATCTGGAAGGGTTTTGGTGGAGCAGTTATCAGCTAAAAAGaggaaaagaaataattaa